One genomic segment of Clavelina lepadiformis chromosome 3, kaClaLepa1.1, whole genome shotgun sequence includes these proteins:
- the LOC143450683 gene encoding zinc finger MYND domain-containing protein 12-like: MAQKAKEDWDQTREELERSRQKIQSALKAAKERSKKNSNLEDDIDTKYNQLQTLGIKLLEILKETGTDQQRDWIHHTERLCQLLIPLEGSLPFMSSSEEREIRRKDLVYRQKSMMDLTRIISRKLLFEGKHNQAVPAAIQSLRFSIDVHGLNSVNLVPSYLILGEASIGLGKLSQADEYLAQAEWTVLKALDATDENKSNLYRNIGLLHAAKGDYENALRMLAEDIYHASKAWGTADIHVAGGYFQMANVFFRQNKMDVADSLYSQVTDTWFDFLHEAVQRKTSSPSNTNLLGPNSKEAQTESRPLNEAQESEAVQMLNAILDMREQSPKQSFASISKICHTLSMLYFILDDIPRAQDFGKKAVVASERSPSSTEVMAVTNFLQLSSDGSAIKA, translated from the exons ATGGCGCAAAAAGCTAAAGAAGATTGGGACCAAACTCGAGAAGAGTTAGAAAGAAGCCgtcaaaaaattcaaagtgCGCTGAAAGCAGCTAAAGAAAG ATCAAAGAAGAACTCAAACTTAGAAGATGACATTGACACAAAGTATAATCAGCTCCAGACTCTTGGAATAAAGCTGCTTGAAATACTCAAGGAAAC TGGCACTGATCAGCAACGAGATTGGATACATCACACCGAAAGACTATGCCAACTTTTAATCCCTTTAGAAGGTTCATTGCCGTTTATGAGCTCTTCTGAAGAGAGAGAAATCAG GCGAAAGGATTTGGTATACCGGCAAAAAAGTATGATGGATCTGACCAGAATAATAAGTcgaaaacttttgtttgaagGAAAGCACAATCAAGCAGTTCCTGCTGCAATTCAGTCATTAAG ATTCAGCATTGATGTTCATGGATTGAATTCTGTAAATTTAGTTCCGTCCTATCTCATTCTTGGTGAAGCTAGTATTG GTCTCGGAAAGTTATCACAAGCTGATGAATACTTGGCTCAAGCAGAGTGGACCGTTTTAAAAGCACTAGATGCAACCGatgaaaacaaatcaaaccTTTACAGGAACATTGGTCTCTTACATGCTGCAAAAGGAGATTATGAAAACGCTCTAAGAATGTTAGCAGAAGAT ATTTACCATGCAAGTAAAGCATGGGGTACTGCAGACATCCATGTTGCTGGTGGCTACTTTCAAATGGCGAATGTATTTTTCAGGCAAAATAAAATGGACGTTGCTGATTCCTTGTATTCTCAA GTGACAGACACATGGTTTGACTTTTTGCATGAAGCCGTTCAGAGGAAAACAAGTAGTCCGTCCAACACAAACTTGCTGGGTCCAAATTCAAAAGAGGCACAAACTGAAAGCAGACCACTTA ACGAAGCCCAAGAATCCGAAGCAGTTCAGATGTTGAACGCGATCTTGGATATGCGAGAACAATCcccaaaacaaagttttgccAGCATATCAAAGATATGTCACACACTCAGTATGTTATATTTCATCCTTGACGATATTCCCAGG GCGCAAGATTTCGGCAAGAAAGCGGTTGTGGCAAGTGAAAGATCCCCATCTAGCACTGAAGTAATGGCAGTCACAAACTTTTTACAACTTTCAAGTGACGGTAGCGCGATTAAAGCATAA
- the LOC143449790 gene encoding CKLF-like MARVEL transmembrane domain-containing protein 4 yields the protein MSRDTHEQHDDDFTAVDASMISSTSPYQPTTEPVPHRHSVVAGIVVDMKFVKSLAGLLKIVEWIFSVVVAICVGLVGKCPNTCAPVNFMQFVAISAIIFTTILIIVYALALQPKIPFIYWPLTDLINCIAFFVLYLIASSILAANTFSDSDKAAIAFGFFCTTSFAVSTWLAYKAFSIDRRKRNSPVSHIKGEHTEAQELA from the exons atgagTCGTGATACACATGAACAGCATGATGACGATTTTACTGCGGTTGATGCTTCAATGATTTCAAGCACTAGCCCATATCAACCAACTACTGAACCAGTTCCACATCGACATTCAGTTGTAGCAGGGATAGTTGTCGACATGAAGTTTGTCAAATCACTTGCAG GTTTGCTGAAAATAGTGGAATGGATTTTTAGTGTCGTCGTGGCAATATGCGTTGGCTTAGTTGGAAAATGTCCAAACACGTGTGCTCCTGTCAACTTTATGCAGTTTGTTGCCATATCAGCAATTATTTTTACCACCATACTTATTATTGTGTATGCTTTAGCCTTGCAACCCAAAATTCCCTTCATCTATTGGCCTCTCACTGATCTGATCAATTgcattgcattttttgtactGTATCTAATTGCTAGTTCCATTCTGGCAGCAAACACATTTTCTGATTCGGACAAAGCAGCTATCGCTTTTGGATTTTTCTGTACAACAAGTTTTGCTGTCAGTACTTGGCTTGCATACAAGGCATTCTCAATTGATCGTCGCAAGCGTAATTCTCCAGTGTCACATATTAAGGGTGAGCACACTGAAGCACAAGAGTTAGCATAA